A single Crateriforma conspicua DNA region contains:
- a CDS encoding DNA integrity scanning protein DisA nucleotide-binding domain protein, whose translation MPTQRLTKQTAAMIAVGVELLNKRDGDALLLLLDGSTDWIRIAGLVADIEKPVIVAVDDPADLEGAAEAGLVPLALNKEKAPVLERLQEALLEAAADEVIRPNGDVVAVYSGFQQGRLDSISYLQLDERMRRFTSRDLQQIESSVPLKTIKAVVDLAVDIGREGREGKAVGTLFVVGDTRKVMEHASDSGVDPYRGYNKSFRYLLDPKVQEDAKEIAQLDGAFIVSADGYIERSRQMLEVSHDDLKMTKGLGSRHWAAAAITLKTKAVSVVVSQSTGTVRLYQNGFLILQIVPTNKAIKWQEFSFEPPQAGGDD comes from the coding sequence ATGCCGACCCAACGATTGACCAAACAAACAGCGGCCATGATCGCGGTCGGCGTTGAACTGTTGAACAAACGCGATGGTGACGCGTTGTTGTTGCTGTTGGACGGTTCGACCGACTGGATTCGTATCGCCGGGTTGGTGGCCGATATCGAAAAGCCGGTGATCGTTGCCGTCGACGATCCGGCCGATTTGGAAGGTGCCGCCGAAGCCGGATTGGTGCCTCTGGCGCTGAACAAAGAAAAGGCGCCGGTGCTGGAACGTTTGCAGGAAGCCTTGCTGGAAGCCGCCGCCGATGAAGTGATCCGGCCCAACGGCGACGTCGTCGCGGTGTACAGCGGTTTTCAACAAGGCCGTCTGGATTCGATCAGCTATCTGCAGCTGGACGAACGCATGCGTCGGTTCACCAGCCGCGATCTGCAGCAGATCGAAAGCAGCGTGCCCCTGAAAACGATCAAAGCGGTGGTCGATTTGGCCGTCGACATCGGCCGCGAAGGTCGCGAGGGCAAAGCCGTGGGGACTCTGTTCGTCGTCGGCGACACCCGAAAAGTCATGGAGCATGCCAGCGACAGCGGCGTGGACCCGTACCGCGGATACAACAAATCGTTCCGCTACCTGTTGGACCCCAAGGTCCAGGAAGACGCCAAAGAAATCGCCCAGTTGGATGGGGCGTTCATCGTTTCGGCTGACGGTTACATCGAACGCAGCCGTCAAATGCTGGAGGTTTCCCACGACGACCTGAAGATGACCAAAGGTCTGGGGTCGCGTCACTGGGCCGCCGCGGCGATCACCTTGAAGACCAAAGCCGTGTCGGTGGTCGTCAGCCAAAGCACCGGGACCGTCCGGCTGTACCAAAACGGCTTTCTGATCCTGCAGATCGTACCGACCAACAAGGCGATCAAGTGGCAGGAATTCTCGTTCGAACCGCCCCAAGCCGGCGGGGACGACTGA
- a CDS encoding tetratricopeptide repeat protein, whose protein sequence is MKRTSLRWTHYATCLWPGMADLWWRGHLSGLPVAIVFAIALNWFLVAKFLYPGWLSGGLIHVGFWVAIIVWGFWVQRSLRELPERLVPREVTEKPDRFGEAHAAYLAGDWERAEALLTQTLAIEPRDPPALLMLCGVYRHTGRVESAEILLEEMRRIEVADNWRLELAAEARRLARSAEEPIPAV, encoded by the coding sequence ATGAAACGGACCTCGCTACGCTGGACGCACTACGCCACCTGCCTTTGGCCGGGGATGGCCGATTTGTGGTGGCGGGGTCACCTGTCGGGGCTGCCCGTGGCGATCGTATTCGCGATCGCACTGAACTGGTTTTTGGTGGCCAAGTTTTTGTACCCCGGATGGTTGTCCGGCGGCCTGATTCACGTCGGTTTTTGGGTCGCCATCATCGTCTGGGGCTTTTGGGTTCAACGCAGCCTGCGGGAATTGCCTGAGCGATTGGTGCCCCGTGAAGTCACCGAGAAACCTGACCGATTCGGCGAAGCCCACGCGGCCTATCTGGCGGGCGATTGGGAGCGTGCCGAAGCCTTGTTGACACAAACGCTAGCAATTGAGCCGAGGGATCCGCCGGCGCTGTTGATGCTGTGCGGCGTCTATCGTCACACCGGACGTGTCGAGTCGGCGGAGATTTTGTTGGAAGAAATGCGTCGGATCGAAGTGGCCGACAATTGGCGGTTGGAATTGGCAGCCGAAGCCCGTCGGTTGGCTCGTTCTGCCGAAGAACCTATCCCAGCGGTTTAG